The DNA region GCGACGTGACCCTCGTGGTGGCGACATGCGGCGGCTGCGGGGCTCGTGGGCCGCTTGCGGAGACAGCCGTCTACGTGCGCGCGCCGGGGCTGGTGGTGCGCTGCCGCAGCTGTGATGCGGTGCTCGTCGTCGTGGTCGACCGCGACGGCAGGTACTGCGTCGACGTCCGCGGAGTCGCCGAGCTGCGCGAGCCGCCGTCTCCGGCGTCGGACTAGGCGCCGGGCCGGTCACGCCACGCCGATCGCGGACGTGGTCGGGGCGGTGACACCGACCACGACGTCCCCGGACTGCATCAGGGCGCGCCCCTTTGGGGTATCTATCCCCGGTCGAGTCGCGTGG from Gaiellales bacterium includes:
- a CDS encoding DUF6510 family protein, giving the protein MLDGNAIAGTLSAAFGGDVTLVVATCGGCGARGPLAETAVYVRAPGLVVRCRSCDAVLVVVVDRDGRYCVDVRGVAELREPPSPASD